Proteins found in one Ammospiza nelsoni isolate bAmmNel1 chromosome 15, bAmmNel1.pri, whole genome shotgun sequence genomic segment:
- the C1GALT1C1 gene encoding C1GALT1-specific chaperone 1, with protein sequence MISESSSFIKGVVLGGVFCMLVTLLGHIKVGHGTKAHHHEHHHIQAPNKEDVLNLSEGERVELSKNINVYCIILVKPKDLGHWAAARETWSKHCDKAEFYSSEKVKVFDSVAVNTNDMWAMMRKAYKIAYERYKDEFSWFFLAYPTTFAIIENLKYFLLKKDPSQPFYIGHTVKSGDLEYVDGEGGIVLSIESLRRLSRVLEDPDKCPEQGGMIWKLAEDKQLAICLKYGGVFAENAEDSEGKDVFNTKSVGALIKEAMSTHPQQVVDGCCSDMAITFSGLAPNHMHVMMYGVYRLRPYGHSYSDALVFLPPPGSDND encoded by the coding sequence ATGATTTCTGAAAGCAGCTCCTTCATCAAGGGTGTGGTGCTTGGAGGAGTTTTCTGCATGTTGGTTACGCTCCTCGGACACATTAAGGTGGGCCATGGGACCAAAGCACATCACCACGAGCATCATCACATCCAGGCTCCCAACAAGGAAGATGTCTTAAACCTCTCAGAAGGGGAACGTGTGGAGCTTAGTAAAAACATCAATGTGTACTGTATCATCCTTGTCAAACCAAAAGATCTGGGGCACTGGGCTGCAGCAAGGGAGACCTGGAGCAAGCACTGTGACAAGGCAGAATTCTACAGCTCAGAAAAGGTCAAAGTGTTCGATTCTGTGGCCGTCAACACAAACGATATGTGGGCGATGATGCGCAAAGCTTACAAGATCGCGTACGAACGCTATAAGGATGAATTCAGCTGGTTCTTCCTTGCATATCCAACAACATTTGCTATAATTGAAAATCTCAAGTATTTCTTACTGAAAAAAGACCCCTCTCAGCCTTTTTACATAGGCCACACTGTGAAATCTGGTGACCTTGAGTATGTAGATGGCGAGGGAGGAATCGTCTTAAGCATTGAGTCACTAAGACGCCTCTCCCGTGTTCTTGAAGACCCTGAcaagtgcccagagcagggaggtaTGATTTGGAAACTGGCAGAGGACAAACAGCTGGCGATCTGCCTGAAGTACGGCGGCGTGTTTGCCGAAAACGCCGAAGATTCCGAAGGGAAAGACGTGTTCAACACTAAATCCGTGGGGGCGCTCATCAAGGAGGCCATGTCCACGCACCCGCAGCAGGTGGTGGACGGCTGCTGCTCCGACATGGCCATCACCTTCAGCGGGCTGGCCCCCAACCACATGCACGTGATGATGTACGGCGTGTACCGGCTGCGGCCCTACGGCCACTCCTACAGCGACGCCCTGGTGTTCCTGCCCCCTCCGGGCTCCGACAATGACTGA